From Daucus carota subsp. sativus chromosome 6, DH1 v3.0, whole genome shotgun sequence, the proteins below share one genomic window:
- the LOC108225876 gene encoding G-type lectin S-receptor-like serine/threonine-protein kinase At4g27290 — MESTYFILFCSILMLFAYTNLANAIDTITVNQTIRDDDNSTIMSAKETFQMVFFSPGNSKSRFLGIWYKNIANLTVVWVANRDTPLTHTSGMLMIDANGVLVLINGDNKIIWSSNSSNTVMSPVAQLLDTGNLVIRYANDSNPEDFLWQSFDHLGDTILPGMKFGWDLVKHVERYLISWKSPDDPSPGNYTYGVYLKGYSQRVVWKGSAMRFRFGPWNGVQFGGKSNLMQNMVFTYDVVSDEKDLYYMFKLLNSSAAMRMILNSDGDLKILTWTNNMQGWDNTVTLPTDKCDDFDLCGAYGICNNTEKNYGRDICGCLDGFEPKFSEKWRLADHSNGCVRKSKSMCGNEDSFQSYPNLKFPDTRNSWFDRSLTLEECAAKCLKNCSCTAYGNIDVKEGGSGCLLWFNDLLDIREYLGNVQDLYVRRAAGELGRSTIGRAKKPLWIIIIAVLVVTVFLSLFISTVYRKRTLRGKVLECGFVPRLSGKRRFNVQGESTHNSEKKGLELPLFDLVTIAEATNNLSENNKLGEGGFGPVYMIPR; from the exons ATGGAAAGCACTTACTTCATTCTGTTCTGCTCCATTTTGATGCTTTTCGCCTATACAAATTTGGCAAATGCAATTGATACTATAACTGTTAATCAAACAATTAGAGATGATGATAACAGCACCATCATGTCGGCTAAAGAAACTTTTCAAATGGTATTCTTTAGCCCTGGTAATTCAAAGAGTCGGTTTTTGGGCATATGGTACAAAAATATTGCCAATCTGACTGTTGTCTGGGTTGCTAATAGAGACACGCCACTTACTCATACATCAGGCATGCTCATGATTGACGCTAATGGAGTTTTAGTACTCATTAATGGtgacaataaaataatttggtCATCCAACTCATCAAATACTGTGATGAGTCCTGTGGCACAATTGTTAGATACAGGAAATCTTGTGATCAGGTATGCGAATGACAGTAATCCTGAAGATTTCCTCTGGCAGAGTTTTGATCACCTTGGCGATACTATTCTACCAGGCATGAAGTTTGGCTGGGACTTGGTGAAACACGTAGAAAGGTATCTCATATCCTGGAAAAGCCCGGATGATCCATCTCCAGGCAATTACACATATGGAGTCTATCTAAAAGGATATTCACAGCGAGTTGTATGGAAAGGTTCAGCTATGAGATTTAGGTTTGGACCATGGAATGGTGTTCAGTTTGGTGGCAAGTCTAATTTGATGCAGAATATGGTTTTCACATATGACGTTGTGTCTGACGAAAAGGATTTGTATTACATGTTTAAACTTCTCAATAGTTCTGCTGCGATGAGAATGATCTTAAATTCAGACGGAGATCTAAAAATTCTTACCTGGACTAACAATATGCAAGGTTGGGATAACACTGTGACTCTACCAACAGATAAATGCGACGACTTTGATTTATGTGGGGCATATGGTATTTGTAACAATACTGAGAAAAATTATGGACGTGACATCTGCGGGTGTTTGGATGGGTTTGAgccaaaattttcagaaaaatggaGGTTAGCAGATCATTCTAATGGCTGTGTTCGCAAATCTAAGTCGATGTGTGGGAATGAAGATAGTTTTCAGAGTTACCCCAATCTCAAATTTCCAGACACTCGAAATTCATGGTTTGATCGAAGTCTGACCCTAGAGGAATGTGCAGCTAAGTGCTTGAAGAACTGTTCATGCACAGCATATGGAAATATTGATGTAAAAGAAGGTGGAAGTGGATGCTTATTGTGGTTCAATGACCTGCTCGATATCAGAGAATATCTGGGAAATGTTCAAGATCTTTATGTAAGAAGGGCTGCTGGAGAATTAG GAAGAAGTACAATTGGAAGAGCAAAGAAGCCGCTATGGATTATTATCATTGCTGTATTAGTCGTAACAGTATTCCTAAGCCTCTTTATATCAACTGTGTATCGAAAACGAACTCTGAGAGGAAAAG TATTAGAGTGTGGTTTTGTTCCCCGTTTGTCAGGAAAACGTAGATTTAACGTACAAGGTGAATCAACACATAATAGTGAGAAGAAAGGTCTGGAACTACCGTTGTTTGACTTGGTAACAATTGCTGAAGCAACCAACAATTTATCGGAAAACAATAAGCTTGGAGAGGGCGGCTTTGGACCTGTTTACATG ATACCAAGATAG